From Anaerohalosphaeraceae bacterium, one genomic window encodes:
- a CDS encoding glycoside hydrolase family 3 N-terminal domain-containing protein yields MKQLGISRCRFFAGIAFVLAFLMLGLDSSGRPRSLSSYDPQANQLLARMTLEEKIGQMIQAESTSLLKESDIETYYLGSILSSGDADPPSGNTLEYWTEKYERLQKRTRYTRLKIPLLYGVDAVHGHSNVLGAVIFPHNIGLGCTRNPELVREIGRITAREVRATGIQWTFAPCVAVPQDERWGRTYEGFSEDPQLCALLGAAAVRGLQGDNLRNPYSVLACAKHYVGDGGTLFGTSENGRGLDQGDVRTDEETLRRIHLTPYPAAIQAGVGTIMPSYSSWNGVKCSANKYLLTTVLKEELGFEGFLISDYNAIRQVHPDFKTAIGICINAGMDMAMEPNRYREFFVYLKELVEEGTVPMSRIDDAVRRILRVKYAMGLMDKGYSLKADRRLQKEFGSEAHRRVARQAVRESLVLLKNENRTLPLSKKAARIHVAGRSADNLGNQCGGWTITWQGQSGPVTLNGTTVLTAIRRTVSEQTLVTYSDDGKRAEGADVAVVVIGERPYAEGYGDRENLEISREDKRVIENVKKAGIPIVVVLFSGRPLILGEVLDQADALIAAWLPGTEGQGIADVLFGDYKPTGKLSFSWPKSMDQIPINLGDKPYEPLFEYGYGLTY; encoded by the coding sequence ATGAAACAGCTGGGGATTTCACGCTGTCGATTTTTTGCAGGGATTGCTTTTGTTTTGGCATTTTTGATGTTGGGGCTTGATTCCTCGGGGCGGCCCCGTTCTTTGTCTTCTTATGACCCTCAGGCCAATCAGCTGCTGGCCCGAATGACCCTCGAGGAAAAAATCGGCCAGATGATTCAGGCGGAAAGCACTTCTCTGCTCAAAGAGTCTGACATCGAAACATATTATCTGGGTTCAATCTTGAGCAGCGGGGATGCAGACCCGCCGTCGGGAAATACGCTGGAATACTGGACGGAAAAATATGAACGGCTTCAGAAAAGAACCCGATATACGCGACTGAAAATCCCTCTTCTTTACGGGGTGGATGCTGTTCATGGGCACAGCAACGTGCTCGGTGCCGTCATCTTCCCGCACAATATCGGTCTGGGATGTACCCGCAATCCGGAATTAGTCCGGGAAATCGGACGCATTACCGCCCGGGAAGTCCGAGCGACCGGTATCCAGTGGACCTTCGCTCCCTGTGTTGCCGTTCCGCAGGATGAACGCTGGGGACGTACGTATGAAGGATTTTCGGAAGACCCGCAGCTGTGTGCGCTGCTGGGCGCGGCGGCCGTTCGGGGCCTTCAGGGAGATAATCTGCGAAATCCGTACTCCGTGCTGGCCTGTGCGAAACATTATGTCGGAGACGGCGGAACCCTCTTCGGCACTTCTGAAAACGGCAGAGGGCTGGATCAGGGCGATGTCAGAACGGATGAAGAGACTCTGCGACGCATCCATCTGACCCCCTATCCGGCTGCCATCCAGGCCGGAGTTGGAACCATTATGCCTTCCTACAGCAGCTGGAACGGCGTAAAGTGTTCCGCCAACAAATATCTGCTGACCACCGTTCTGAAAGAAGAACTCGGATTCGAGGGCTTTTTAATCTCTGATTACAATGCCATCCGGCAGGTTCACCCGGATTTCAAGACGGCTATCGGCATCTGTATCAATGCCGGGATGGATATGGCGATGGAGCCGAACCGCTATCGGGAGTTCTTTGTCTATTTGAAGGAACTGGTGGAGGAAGGTACGGTTCCGATGTCTCGAATTGACGACGCCGTCCGCCGAATTCTGCGTGTCAAGTACGCCATGGGCCTGATGGATAAGGGATACTCTCTGAAAGCCGACCGCCGTCTTCAGAAGGAATTTGGTTCGGAGGCCCATCGACGGGTTGCTCGACAGGCCGTTCGGGAGTCCCTTGTTCTGCTTAAGAATGAAAACCGAACGCTGCCTCTTTCCAAAAAAGCAGCCCGAATTCATGTGGCCGGCCGGAGTGCTGACAACCTTGGCAATCAATGCGGCGGCTGGACCATCACCTGGCAGGGCCAAAGCGGCCCCGTCACGCTTAATGGAACCACTGTTTTGACCGCCATCCGCCGGACTGTGTCCGAACAAACCCTCGTGACCTATTCAGATGACGGAAAGCGTGCAGAGGGAGCAGATGTTGCAGTGGTGGTAATCGGGGAAAGACCGTATGCAGAGGGGTATGGAGACAGGGAAAATCTGGAAATTTCCCGAGAGGATAAGCGGGTAATCGAAAATGTGAAAAAAGCTGGAATCCCGATTGTTGTTGTCCTGTTTTCGGGCCGTCCTCTGATTCTCGGTGAAGTTCTCGACCAGGCGGATGCCCTCATTGCCGCCTGGCTGCCCGGAACCGAAGGACAAGGCATTGCGGATGTTCTTTTCGGGGATTATAAACCGACCGGGAAACTGTCCTTTTCATGGCCTAAGTCAATGGACCAAATCCCCATTAACCTCGGCGATAAGCCCTATGAACCTCTGTTTGAGTACGGATACGGCCTGACTTATTAA
- a CDS encoding phospholipase D-like domain-containing protein, with protein sequence MTFEYITDRSLYEKVLLEKVPSAKSFLWLGTSDIKDLHILLRGKWIPFLKILAELAHRRVSIRLLHAKEPGKRFQMDFDRYPVLLQGMERMLCPRVHFKMVIVDGLFGYFGSANLTGAGMGGKADNRRNFENGIITNEPKLLGKMMEQFDSVWRGDFCPNCGRKDYCCEFSEILDNDQKR encoded by the coding sequence ATGACGTTCGAATATATAACCGACCGAAGTCTATATGAAAAAGTATTGCTGGAAAAAGTGCCTTCCGCCAAATCCTTCCTCTGGTTAGGCACAAGCGACATAAAGGATTTACATATCCTCTTGCGGGGGAAATGGATTCCTTTTCTAAAAATTCTTGCCGAATTGGCTCACAGACGCGTCTCGATTCGTCTGCTTCATGCGAAAGAGCCCGGCAAACGATTCCAGATGGATTTTGACCGTTATCCTGTTCTTCTGCAGGGAATGGAGCGAATGCTTTGTCCACGGGTCCATTTCAAAATGGTGATTGTGGACGGACTCTTCGGGTATTTCGGCAGTGCGAATTTGACAGGAGCTGGAATGGGCGGCAAGGCAGACAATCGCAGGAACTTCGAAAACGGAATTATCACAAACGAGCCTAAGCTGCTGGGGAAAATGATGGAACAGTTTGACAGCGTCTGGCGGGGAGATTTTTGTCCGAATTGCGGAAGAAAAGATTACTGCTGTGAATTCAGCGAAATCCTGGATAACGACCAAAAAAGATAA
- a CDS encoding NAD(P)H-hydrate dehydratase, with product MNQINKVPDLAPRPRDGHKGTFGKVLIIGGSVGFSGAPVLAAKAALRSGSGLVRAAVPKSIQPIAASLDPCYTTIGLPEDPLGRIDVTASALLDRFAEENDVICFGPGVGTGTGTREVLLHLLAKPNVRLIVDADGLNILGAAGNWPSNRKASMILTPHPGEFARLWRGLFREPIPTERIEQASRMARHVGSTVVLKGAGTIVADSERYYVNTTGNPGMATAGSGDVLSGIITALAGQGLTDFDAAVLGVYIHGLAGDLAAQDKGEISLTAMDVIEYLPAAFQHFLQRQPR from the coding sequence ATGAATCAAATCAATAAGGTGCCTGATCTGGCCCCGCGGCCCCGTGACGGGCACAAAGGAACCTTTGGGAAGGTTCTCATCATCGGCGGTTCTGTGGGCTTTAGCGGAGCCCCCGTCCTGGCGGCCAAAGCGGCCCTTCGCAGCGGGTCAGGTCTGGTCCGCGCAGCTGTCCCGAAATCCATTCAGCCGATAGCGGCTTCTCTGGATCCCTGTTATACGACCATTGGGCTGCCGGAAGATCCTTTAGGCCGCATCGATGTGACTGCATCAGCACTCCTCGATCGCTTTGCTGAAGAAAACGATGTGATTTGCTTCGGTCCCGGCGTGGGAACAGGAACCGGAACGCGGGAAGTGCTGCTTCATCTGCTTGCCAAGCCGAATGTACGGCTTATTGTGGATGCGGACGGACTGAATATTCTGGGTGCTGCAGGCAACTGGCCGTCCAATAGAAAAGCATCAATGATTCTGACTCCGCATCCCGGAGAATTCGCTCGCCTTTGGAGGGGGCTGTTTCGTGAACCGATACCGACTGAGCGTATCGAACAGGCGAGCCGAATGGCACGACATGTCGGCAGTACAGTGGTTCTCAAAGGAGCAGGAACCATTGTTGCAGATTCTGAACGATACTACGTGAACACGACCGGAAATCCCGGAATGGCCACGGCCGGTTCGGGGGATGTTTTAAGCGGGATTATCACGGCTCTGGCTGGGCAGGGACTCACGGATTTTGATGCGGCTGTCCTCGGTGTCTATATACACGGTCTTGCCGGCGATTTGGCTGCACAAGACAAGGGGGAAATCTCTTTGACGGCAATGGACGTGATTGAATATCTTCCGGCAGCATTTCAACACTTCCTTCAGAGACAACCCCGATGA
- the larB gene encoding nickel pincer cofactor biosynthesis protein LarB produces MDVKTIETLLEDVKTGRISIQEAVEKLRRLPFEDIGIAQIDHHRSLRCGFPEVIFCPFKTKEQIREIFLRMAQTGHNVLATRASEEVFAFVSEGFPGKGLSYDRQAKTIALVQKPILYRPGYIAVVTAGTADLPAAFEARVTAELFGSQVKLFCDVGVAGLHRLLNCIHEIRKADVVIVAAGMEGALASVVGGLVDCPVIAIPTSVGYGAAFEGLSALLTMLNSCAAGITVVNIDNGFGAAVAACLMHRKMRPAEENNESNQ; encoded by the coding sequence ATGGATGTGAAAACCATAGAAACCTTACTGGAAGATGTAAAAACCGGACGGATTTCTATCCAGGAGGCCGTCGAGAAGCTCCGGCGTCTTCCTTTTGAGGACATCGGAATTGCCCAGATTGACCATCATCGTTCTCTCCGCTGCGGTTTTCCGGAGGTGATTTTCTGCCCTTTTAAAACAAAAGAGCAAATTCGGGAAATCTTTCTGCGAATGGCCCAGACAGGGCATAACGTACTGGCTACCCGCGCTTCAGAGGAAGTCTTTGCATTTGTGAGCGAGGGCTTTCCCGGCAAAGGTCTTTCTTATGACAGACAGGCAAAGACGATTGCTCTTGTGCAAAAACCGATACTTTATCGGCCCGGCTATATTGCTGTCGTGACGGCAGGCACAGCAGATTTGCCGGCCGCATTCGAGGCCCGTGTGACGGCAGAATTATTTGGGAGCCAAGTAAAGCTTTTTTGTGATGTTGGTGTGGCCGGCCTGCATCGGCTTTTAAACTGCATTCATGAGATTCGAAAGGCGGATGTGGTAATTGTAGCAGCCGGCATGGAAGGGGCCTTAGCCAGCGTGGTAGGGGGGCTGGTGGACTGTCCGGTGATTGCCATCCCTACAAGCGTGGGTTATGGGGCCGCTTTTGAAGGATTGTCAGCCCTTTTGACGATGTTAAACAGTTGTGCGGCAGGCATTACCGTCGTGAATATTGATAACGGTTTTGGGGCTGCCGTGGCAGCCTGTCTGATGCATCGAAAAATGAGACCTGCTGAGGAAAACAATGAATCAAATCAATAA
- the tsaD gene encoding tRNA (adenosine(37)-N6)-threonylcarbamoyltransferase complex transferase subunit TsaD, translating into MKKDRIIILGIETSCDETAAAVVADGRDILSSVVASQAHLHSRYGGVVPEVASRAHVEHILPVVSQAVEDARLTSDDISAVAVANQPGLSIALMVGVTAAKTLAWAWSKPLIAVNHVHAHLQPALMNCEVIDLPAVALIVSGGHTNLYEVCSSVQLQLLGTTIDDAAGEAFDKVASILNLGYPGGPAIEKIAREGNPNAISFPRSLMEKNSLDFSFSGLKTAVLYYCQGQDMKGQNRAHLMSRQEVADIAASFQAAVIDVLIEKTRRAIERVGARTVLLGGGVAANNALRTALEAFCRNRGLAFFVASKPLCTDNAAMVAALAYPKYKAGLFADLTLEPKASLD; encoded by the coding sequence ATGAAAAAAGACCGGATTATAATCCTCGGTATCGAAACGAGTTGCGATGAAACCGCTGCCGCAGTTGTCGCTGACGGCCGAGATATTCTTTCCTCTGTTGTCGCCTCCCAGGCCCATCTTCACAGCCGATACGGCGGCGTTGTCCCGGAAGTGGCCTCTCGTGCGCATGTAGAACACATCCTTCCGGTTGTCTCGCAAGCTGTTGAAGATGCAAGACTTACATCTGATGATATCTCTGCCGTCGCCGTCGCCAATCAGCCCGGCCTGTCCATCGCGCTGATGGTTGGTGTGACAGCCGCCAAGACCCTTGCCTGGGCATGGAGCAAGCCGCTCATCGCTGTCAACCACGTGCATGCACATTTGCAGCCAGCACTTATGAACTGTGAAGTCATCGACTTGCCCGCAGTCGCCCTGATTGTTTCCGGCGGTCACACGAACTTATACGAAGTCTGCTCTTCTGTCCAATTGCAGCTTCTGGGAACCACCATTGATGATGCTGCCGGAGAAGCTTTTGATAAAGTTGCTTCCATACTGAATTTAGGATACCCCGGCGGTCCGGCAATCGAAAAAATCGCCCGCGAAGGCAATCCCAACGCCATCAGCTTTCCCCGTTCTCTGATGGAAAAAAATTCGCTTGATTTCTCTTTCAGCGGTCTGAAAACAGCCGTCCTTTACTATTGTCAGGGGCAAGATATGAAAGGCCAGAACCGAGCGCATCTGATGAGTCGGCAGGAAGTTGCAGATATTGCCGCTTCCTTCCAAGCCGCTGTGATTGACGTACTGATTGAAAAGACACGTCGTGCGATTGAACGAGTAGGGGCCCGCACGGTTCTGCTCGGCGGTGGTGTGGCCGCCAACAACGCCTTGCGGACCGCCCTGGAAGCGTTTTGCCGGAATCGCGGATTGGCCTTTTTCGTAGCATCGAAACCCCTCTGTACGGATAATGCGGCCATGGTGGCCGCTCTGGCCTATCCTAAATACAAAGCAGGACTTTTTGCTGATTTGACACTGGAACCCAAAGCATCTCTGGACTAA
- a CDS encoding HRDC domain-containing protein produces the protein MYIELPLETQRIFSFEYVQNAQALTAMLEQIQTASRLALDTEADSYHHYYPKVCLIQLSTEDSHFIVDPLADFELKAFFEILCQKNLVLHDAGYDLRMLKASFGFEPKGEIFDTMLAARLIGREHVGLSDLLADFLGVQVHKKNQRADWSKRPLSDELLKYAMDDTCHLLELADILSGKLAELGRLEWHRQSCRWSVRSALQPAKNNNNPDEIWRIAGVSRLKPKEMAFVRELWHWREKEAQKADVPPFRIMYPKQMLALSVWAAAQKKKIEIDPHRLPRSCRGERLASLKRAIEKASQLSPEEWPDRKRPQTGHQPSFEQQSQIEMLRKKVVQIGAALNLSPQWIAPKATLTSIVLRKLNTPEKIIQSNLLTPWQAELLAGALEEAFGESGRL, from the coding sequence ATGTATATAGAGCTGCCCTTGGAAACACAGCGGATATTCAGCTTTGAGTATGTTCAGAATGCACAAGCACTTACAGCAATGCTTGAGCAAATTCAAACTGCAAGCCGTCTCGCCCTCGACACAGAAGCGGACAGTTACCATCATTACTATCCAAAAGTTTGCCTAATTCAACTTTCGACGGAGGATTCACATTTTATTGTTGACCCGCTTGCCGACTTTGAACTCAAAGCCTTTTTTGAGATTCTCTGTCAAAAGAATCTTGTACTCCACGATGCCGGCTATGACTTGCGGATGCTGAAGGCATCATTTGGTTTTGAGCCGAAGGGCGAGATATTTGATACAATGCTGGCGGCACGGCTGATTGGGCGGGAGCATGTCGGTCTTTCGGATTTGCTGGCCGACTTTTTGGGAGTTCAGGTCCATAAGAAAAATCAGCGGGCTGACTGGTCAAAGCGTCCACTGTCTGATGAACTGCTGAAGTACGCTATGGACGATACATGTCATCTGCTGGAGCTCGCGGATATTCTGTCTGGCAAACTGGCCGAACTGGGTCGGCTCGAGTGGCATCGGCAGAGCTGCCGCTGGTCGGTTCGCTCGGCTCTCCAGCCTGCAAAAAATAACAATAATCCGGATGAAATCTGGCGGATTGCAGGTGTCAGCCGTCTTAAGCCCAAAGAAATGGCTTTCGTAAGGGAACTGTGGCACTGGCGGGAAAAAGAAGCCCAAAAGGCGGATGTTCCCCCCTTCCGAATTATGTATCCCAAACAAATGCTGGCCTTGTCCGTATGGGCGGCGGCACAAAAGAAAAAGATTGAAATCGACCCGCATCGACTTCCCCGAAGCTGTCGAGGAGAACGTCTGGCATCGCTGAAGCGTGCCATTGAAAAAGCATCTCAGCTGTCTCCGGAAGAGTGGCCGGACCGCAAAAGACCGCAAACCGGACATCAGCCCAGTTTCGAACAGCAAAGCCAGATTGAAATGCTGCGAAAGAAGGTTGTACAGATTGGAGCGGCTCTGAATCTGTCGCCGCAGTGGATCGCCCCGAAGGCAACACTCACCAGCATCGTCCTGCGAAAACTGAATACGCCGGAGAAAATCATCCAGTCCAATCTTCTGACCCCCTGGCAGGCCGAACTGCTCGCCGGTGCCCTCGAAGAGGCGTTCGGGGAAAGCGGCCGTCTGTAA